CGAGGAGGAACGCACATGACCGGAGAGAGCATCCAGGGCCGCACGGTGGCCTTCCTGCTGACGGACGGCTTCGAGCAGGTCGAGCTGACGGAGCCGTGGAAGGCCGTCCAGGAGGCTGGCGGCACGCCCGTGCTCGTGTCCCCGAAGGCGGACACCGTGCAGGGCCTCGACCACATCGACAAGGCCGACACGTTCGACGTGGACGTCCAGGTGAAGGACGCCGACGCGGTCGACTACGACGCCCTCGTGCTGCCGGGCGGCGTCGTGAACGCCGACGACATCCGCGTGGACGCCGACGCGGTCGCCTTCGCGAAGGCCTTCTTCACGGCGGGCAAGCCCGTCGCGGCCATCTGCCACGCGCCGTGGCTCCTCATCGAGGCCGGCGTGGTCGACGGCCGCCGCATGACCTCGTTCCCGACCCTCGCCACCGACCTCCGCAACGCCGGAGCCGAGTGGGTCGACGAGGAGGTCGTGGTCGACAGCGGGTTCGTCACGAGCCGCAACCCCGGCGACCTGCCCGCGTTCAACGCGAAGCTGATCGAGGAGATCGCCGAGGGCGAGCACGACGAGCAGCACGCCTGACCCGTCGTCCACCCGGCGCACCTAGGGTGAGGGCGTGACCACGCCCTCACCCGACGCGCGCTTCCGCCAGACCACGCCCGCCCCGCGCGCCGTCCGCCTCGTCGCGGTGGTGATGGCGGCGCTGGGTCTCGCGGTGCTGGGCATCTCCGCCATGGGCGGTGCCGCGTCGCCCGGGGTCATCGCGGGGGTGCTGCTGATCGTCGCGGCCTTCGTGGTCGACGGGCTCCGGATCCGCATCACGCTCGACGCCGACGAGGTCGAGGTGGCGCTCGTCCCGTTCCGGCGCATCCGGATCCCGTACTCGGCCATCGCGGACTGCGCGGTCGTCGACCACCTCCGTCCGCGGACCGTCGGGGGGATCGGGGTCCGCGCGCTCCCGGGCGGCGGCGCCGCGCTCCTGCTCGACGCCGGACCGGCGATCCGCATCGAGTCGGCCGACGGCACCCGCCACCTGGTCCGCAGCACGTTCCCGCGCGAGGCCGCCACGCGGATCCGCGACCGCGCCGCCGCCGCGCCCGTGGTCGACGGCCCGGGCGACCGCCCGGCGCCCACCGCCTAGGCTCGTCGCGTGACCACCGCACCCCCCGCCGCACGCCGTCCGCGCACCTCCCGCCCCGTCGTCGTGGCGCTCGCGGTCGTCGTGCTGGTGGTCGGCTTCGTCCTCGACCAGCTCAGCAAGAGCTGGGCCGTGGACGCGCTCGGGGACGGCACGACCATCCCGCTCGTGCCGACCGTCCGCTTCGCGCTCGTCTACAACCCGGGCGTCTCCTTCGGCATGGGCGCCGAGGTCGGGCCGCTCCTCACCGTCGGGATCATGGCGCTCGCGCTCGGCCTCGCGATCTGGGTCGGCTGGCAGATCCGCCACCGCGCGTCGCTTCTCCAGGTGCTCCTGCTCTCCGCCGTGCTCGCGGGCGCGCTCGGCAACCTCTTCGACCGCGTGACGCGCGCGGAGGACGGGCCGCTCTCCGGCCACGTCGTCGACTTCATCGCCGTCGAGTGGTTCGCGGTCTTCAACGTGGCCGACATCCTCACCGTGTGCGGCATGATCGCGTGGGCCCTCACCACGGTGTTCGGGCGCGACCACGTGGCGGACGCGCGCGCCGACTCCGAGCGGGACGCGGACGCGGAGCGGGACGCGAGCACGGACGCCGGCGTCGACGCCGGTCCCGCCCCCGCCGACCGCGCCTGACGCCCCGGCGTACCGTGAGGGGATGACCACGATCCCCACCCTGGAACTGTCCGACGGGAACCGCATCCCCGCCATCGGCCTCGGCACGTACGGGCTGGACGACGACGCGGGCGCCGAGCTCGTGTCCGGCGCGATCGGCGCCGGCTACCGCCTGCTCGACACGGCCCTCAACTACGGCAACGAGGCCGCGGTGGGCGAGGGCATGCGCCGCTCCGGCGTCCCCCGCGAGGAGCTCTTCCTCACCACCAAGCTGCCCGGCCGTCACCACGGCTACGACGAGACGCTCGCCTCGTTCGAGGAGTCGCGCGCCTCGCTCGGCGTCGACGTCGTGGACCTCTACCTCATCCACTGGCCGAACCCGAGCGTCGGGAGGTACGTCGACAGCTGGCGCGCGTTCATCGAGCTGAAGGAGCGCGGCCTCGTCCGCTCCATCGGCGTCTCGAACTTCACGCCCGCCCACCTGCAGCGCCTCGAGGACGAGACGGGCGTGCTGCCCGTCGTCAACCAGGTCGAGCTGCACCCGTCGTTCACGCAGGTCGAGCTCCGCGCCGAGCACGCCCGGCGGGGGATCGTCACGGAGAGCTGGTCGCCGTTCGGCACGCGAGAGCAGCTGATGCAGGACCCGCACGTGGTCGCGGCTGCGGAGGCGCACGGCGTGACGCCGGCCCAGACCGTCCTGCGCTGGCACATCCAGTCCGGCGCGCTCCCCATCCCGCGCTCGACGAATCCCGAGCGCCAGCGCCGGAACCTCGACGTCTTCGGCTTCGAGCTGAGCGAGGAGGAGGTGCGCGCGGTCGGCTCCGGCCCGCAGTCGCGCCTCTGGGACGGCGACCCGGACACGCACGAGGAGATGTAGCGGCGCGCGCCCGTCGCCCGCGGCCGTCGCGTCCCGAGGGGCGCGGCGGCCGCGTCACGTGGGGGACGCGCCGTGGGTCAGGCGCCGAGGAGCGTCGGGATCCCGAGCAGCAGCGCCCCGCCGACCAGGCACGCGGCCGCGACGAGCACGAGCACGCCGACCCAGAGGATCCCGGGCAGGTGCGTGAGCCGCCCGAGCTGATCGGCGTCGGACGCGCCCCCGCCCCGGCGGGACCGCGAGCGCTGCAGCTCCAGCGTCGCCCGCAGCGCGCCGAGGAGCAGGAAGAGCGCGAGCGCGTGCGCCGCGACGCCCTGCACGACCACGGGCGCGACCCCGGCCACCACGCCGACGACGACGCCGGCCACGAGGCACGACCAGAGACCGAACCAGTTGCGCACCTGGACCACCACGAGCGCCAGCAGCAGCAGCCAGAGCCACAGCACCGCGGCCGACCGGCCGGATCCCGCGAGCCAGGCCGCCCCGAGCCCCGCCAGCGCCGGCGCCGGGTAGCCCGCGAGCAGCGTCACCACCATGCCGGGGCCGCGCGGCCGGCCGACGCTGACGGTGAGGCCCGACGTGTCGGAGTGCAGCCGGATCCCCGCGAGCCGCCGACCGCTCAGCGTCGCCGCGAGCCCGTGGCCGCCCTCGTGCACGATCGTGACGGCGTGACGCGCGAGCCGCCACGCGGCCGGCACGAGCACGAGAGCCGCGGCGAGCGCCACGGCGGCGAGCGCGGGCCCCGCCTCGAGCGGCGCCTGGACGGCGGTCGCGCGCGCCACGACGTCGCGCAGGATCTCGACGGGGTCCATCGGGTGCTCCTCGGGGCGGGTGCGGCGGGCGGGGAGCGCCCAGCCCACCACACCCGCCTGACGGACGGCCCTCGCCGGGCCACCGACTACCGTTGTCGGGTGCCCGACACCCCCGTCTCCGACCTCGTCCGCTCCCTGCTGCTCACCGTCCCGGACTTCCCGCAGCCCGGGATCCTCTTCCGCGACCTGACGCCCGTCCTCGCCGACGGCCCCGCGCTCCGCGCCGTGGTCGACGACCTCGTGGCCGCCGGGGGACCCGTCGACGCGGTCGCGGGCGTCGAGGCGCGCGGGTTCCTCCTCGCGGCGGCCGCCGCGTACGCGTCCGGCGTCGGCACCCTGGCGGTCCGGAAGGCCGGCAAGCTCCCCGGCGAGGTGCTGCGCGAGTCCTACGACCTCGAGTACGGCGACGCGGCCATCGAGCTCCACCCCGGCCAGCTGCCCGTCGGATCCCGCGTGCTGCTCCTCGACGACGTGCTCGCGACCGGCGGCACCCTCGAGGCCGCGGCCCGGCTCCTGGAGCGCGCCGGCTACGAGGTCGCGGGCATCGGCGTGGTGCTCGAGCTCGAGGGCCTCGGCGGCCGCGCGCGGCTCGCGGGCCGCGACGTGCACGCCATCATCGCGCTCTGACGCGCACCTCCCAGGTGGTCCGCCGGTCGACCCGCCGCTGCGGGGACCTGCCGGCACGGGGTCATCCGCGAGGACGGGATCATCGGGACAGGGCGTCACGGCACCGGCACCTCCGACGGATCCGACGCCCGCGATGAGGCCGGATGATGGACGGATGCTCCTCCGCCACCCCGTCCTCGGATCCGCCACGGCCCTGTACCTCGGCCTGGTCGCCTGGATCACGCTGTCGCCGGAGCCGTACGACCGCCGCCTCGACGGCTTCCTGTCCCGCGCGCTGCAGGCCCTCCACCGGCACGGCGGCCCGTCGTGGATCACGTACGCGGCCGTCGAGGGGGCCGCGAACGTCGCGATGTTCCTGCCCGTCGGCATGTTCCTGGTGCTCCTCCTCGGGCGATCCCGGTGGTGGCTCGCCGTCGCGCTCGGCGTCGGCCTCTCGGCCCTCATCGAGACCGCGCAGCTGCTCCTGCCTACGCGCGTCTCCGACGTCCGCGACCTCGTGCACAACGGGCTGGGCGCGCTGCTCGGCGTCGTGCTCGTCCTGATCCTCACGGCTCGCTCCGAGAACGCCCGCCGCCGCGCGCTCCGCCGTCGCCCGCCGGCCGCGTCCACGGGCCCGCAGCCACGGGTCTCCCTGTCCCGCTGACCCCGGCGGGGCACCCCCGACGGCGCCGCCCGCCGCCCCGCCCGCGGTTCGGGGGCGTCACCTCGGCTCGATAGGATTGACGCCGGAATTCCAAGGGGTGTGCAGGTGACCGGTACGGAGCTGGAGCGCGAGCGCGAGTACGTCACGCGCCTCTACGGACGACTCGACGCGGTGCGGGCGGAGACCCGCGATCAGCTGACGGCGGTGCGCGACAGCCCCACCGGCGGCACGCACCAGAACCGGTCGGAGCGCGACGCGTTCGCCCGCATCTACGAGGACCGCCTGCAGGCGCTCCGCGAGGTCGACGAGCGCCTGGTCTTCGGCCGCCTCGAGTTCGAGGACGGCCACCTCCCGGAGGACGAGCCGCGGGGTGCCGCGCCCGCGGGGGAGTCCGCCGACGGCGATCCCGTCTCCCGCGCAGAGCCCGTGTACAGGTACATCGGCCGCATCGGCCTCCGCGACGACGACCTCCAGCCGCTCCTCCTCGACTGGCGCGTGCCGCAGGCGAGCGCCTTCTACCAGGCCACCGCCGCCACCCCGCTCGGCGCCCGGGCCCGTCGGCACCTCACGACGCGCGGTCGCGAGGTCGTGCACGTCGAGGACGAGATCTTCGACCCCGCGCTCCTCGACGAGGGCCGCACGAGCCTCCAGGGCGAGGGCGCGCTGCTCGCCGCGCTCTCCGCGGGCCGCACCGGGCGGATGAACGACATCGTCGCGACCATCCAGGCCGAGCAGGACCGCATCATCCGCTCCGACCTCCGCGGCGTGCTCGTCGTGCAGGGCGGGCCCGGCACCGGCAAGACCGCCGTCGCGCTGCACCGCGCGGCGTACCTCCTGTACTCGCACCGCGACCGCCTCGCGTCCTCGGGGGTCCTCGTCGTCGGGCCCAGCCGCTCCTTCCTCCAGTACATCGAGGCCGTGCTGCCGTCCCTCGGCGAGACGGGCGTCGTGCTCGCGAGCGTCGGCCAGCTGTTCCCCGGCGTGGAGGCGACCGCCGAGGACGCCCCCGAGGTCGCGGCCGTGAAGGGCGGATCCGAGATGGCCGGCCTCCTGCAGCGCGCGGTGCGCTCGCGCCAGGTCGCGCCCACCGAGCCCGTGACCCTCGACGTGAACGGCGAGCGCATCGTGCTCGAGCCGTCGCTCGTGGCGAGCGCGCTCCGGCGCGCGCAGGACAGCCGGAAGCCCCACAACGAGGCCCGGGTCGTCTTCAACAAGGCCGCGCTCGGATCCCTCGCGCAGGTCCTCGCGTCGCAGATGCGCCGCAACGGCAGCGCGCTCGACGACAGCGACCTGGCCATGCTCCGCGAGGACCTCCGCACCTCCTACGACGTGAAGGTCGCGCTCAACACCGCCTGGCTCCCGCTCACGCCGGAGAAGCTCGTGCAGGACCTCTACGCGCGGCCGCAGTGGCTGGCCTCGCTCACGCCGCGGTGGAGCCCGGAGAAGCGCGCGCTCCTCCGCCGCGACCGCGACGCGCCGTTCACCATCGCGGACGTGCCGCTGCTCGACGAGGCCGCGGAGCTCCTCGGCGAGTTCAGCGCGCAGGCCGACGCGAGCGCCCGCGAGCGCGAGCAGCAGCGCCTCCGCGACATCGAGAACGCCGAGCAGGCCATCGAGAACATGGGCGTCGGCGGCATGGTCACGGCCGAGCGCCTCGCGGAGGGCTTCGCCGAGCAGGCCGCCCGCCGCACGACGGCCGAGCGCGCCGCGTCCGACCGCACCTGGACCTACGGCCACATCGTGGTCGACGAGGCGCAGGAGCTGAGCCCCATGCAGTGGCGCGTGCTCCTCCGCCGCTGCCCGCTCCGGTCCTTCACGATCGTGGGCGACGTCGCGCAGGCCAGCTCCGCCGTCGGCGTCACCAGCTGGCAGGACGCGCTCGGCCCGGTGCTCGGCCGCGAGTGGCGTCTCGAGGAGCTCACGGTCAACTACCGCACCCCTGCGCGGATCGCCGAGGCCGCCGAGCGCATGGCCATCGCGCACGGCCTCCCCGTCACCCGCTCGCGCGCCGTCCGCGAGGGCGAGCACCCCATCGACACCGTCGAGGTCGCGGCCGACGAGGTCGTCTCCGAGGTCGTCGACGTGGTCGACGAGGAGCGCGAGGGCGGCGACCAGGGCACGCTCGCGGTCATCGCCCGCGACGACCGGGTCGAGGAGCTGCACCGGGCGCTCGCCGAGCGGTTCGGGTCCTCGGTCGGCATCGGCGTCGGCGGTCTCGGCCGGCCCATCGCGGTGCTCGGCTCGCAGGAGGCGAAGGGCCTCGAGTTCGACGTGGTGGTCATCGCCGAGCCGGACGAGATCCTCGCCCACACCTCCCGCGGCGCGGCCGGCCTCTACGTCGCGATGACCCGCCCCACGCAGCGCCTGCACATCGTCACCTCGACGGGCTTCTCCGCCTGATCCGCCGCCGTCGGCGACCGGCGCGGCGCCGCGCGTGAACACTATGGAGACAAGTGGCATCCGGGCCGGCACGCGCGGAGGATGGGCCGGTCATGACCCCTCCTCCCGCAGCACCCGGCCCCTCGTCCGCCTCCGGCAGGGGGAAGGACCCCGCCCCCGGCGACGCGGCGGATCCCGCGCCCGAGGGCGCCGCGTCGGCCCCGACCGCACGGTCTGACGCGTCAGTCGCTGCCACCCGCCGGGCCCGTCGCACGCGCCTGGTCCAGGTGGTCGTCATCGTCGCCGTCGCGGTCGGCATCGCCCTCGTGCCGCCGCCCGCCGGGGTCGACCCGCGCGGCATGCACATGGCCGGGATCTTCGTCGGCACGGTCCTCGCGCTCATCCTCCAGCCGCTGCCCACCGCGCCCGTCGCGCTCATCGGCCTCGCGGTCGCGATGCTCACGGGCACCATGGCCACCGACGGCGAGGCGCTCGAGGGCTTCGCGAACCCCACCATCTGGCTCATCGTCGCGTCGTTCTTCATCGCGGACGGCTTCCTCGTGACGGGCCTCGGCCGCCGCATCGCGCTCGCGTTCGTGGCGCGGCTGGGCGGATCCAGCCTCGGCCTCGCCTACGGCATGGCGCTCACCGACCTGGTGCTCGCGCCGGCGACGCCGTCGAACACCGCGCGCGCGGGCGGCGTCGTGTACCCGATCGTCGCGTCCCTCAGCCGCGTGCAGGGGTCGAGCCCCGAGTCCGACGCCTCGCGCCGCCGCCTCGGCTCGTACCTCGCGCTCACGAGCGTGCAGGTGAACACCGTCACGTCGGCCATGTTCGTCACGGCGATGGCCGGCAACCCGGTCGCGCAGAAGGCGGCCGCCGACCTCGGCATCGAGATCACCTGGGGCGGCTGGGCGCTGGCCGCGCTCGTGCCGGGACTCCTCAGCCTGGTGGTCGTTCCGTGGGCGATGTCGCGCGTCTACCCGCCGACGCTGACCCGCACCCCCGAGGCCCCCGCGCACGCCCGCGCGGAGCTGCGCGGGCTCGGACCGCTGTCCGGCCACGAGCGGATCATGGCGGCCACGTTCGTCCTGCTGCTCGTCCTGTGGTGCGGCGGATCCCTCCTCGGGATCCCCGCCACCGCCGCGGCGTTCGGCGGCATCGCGGTGCTGCTCGTCACGGGCGTCCTCCGGTGGTCGCACCTCGCGGCCAACGCGTCCGCGTGGTCGACGCTCGTCTTCTTCGCGGTGCTCGTGGGCATGGCCGACCAGCTCGACGCGCTGGGCGTCATCGACCTCGTGGGCGGAGCCGTCTCGGGATCCGTCGGCGGCCTGCCCTGGCCCGTGGCCTTCGCGGTGCTCGCGCTCGTCTACTTCTTCTCGCACTACCTGTTCGCGTCGAACACGGCCCACATCGTCGCGATGTACGCGGTCTTCCTCGGCGCCGCGGTGGCGACCGGCACGCCGCCGCTGTTCGCCGCGCTCGTGCTGGGCTTCGTCGGCAACCTCTTCGGCGGCATCTCGCACTACGCGTCGGGGCCGTCCGGCGTGGTCTTCGGATCCGGCTACGTGACGACCCGGGAGTGGTTCCGCGTCGGCTTCGCGATGGCCGTGGTGCTCATCGTCATCTGGGGCGTCGTCGGCACGGCGTGGATGGGCGTCCTCGGCCTCCTGGCCTGACCGCCGTCCGCCGGGGCGCGGAGATGGGCCGGCCCGATGACGGGCCGACCCGGCGGTCGTGGTGCCGGCGCCGAGACCCCTCTCCGTGCGCCGTCCGTGCGACCGCTCTCCCCATGACATCCGGACCCGTGGTGCATCGCGTCTCTGGTGGTCCGGAGCATTGCGGTCTCTTCGGAGCGCCCGGGCGATCGGATGGGTACCAAAGATGACGAAACGCTGAGGGACATTGATGTGTGACTTGTCCATCAATTGGAGACCGCGGAAGCTGGGTCTTTGTTTGACGCTCAAACTAACACGTGGACTTTAAGCGGTTGCAGAATGGATACAAGCGCGGCGCAAGGGTCCAACTCTGTACTTCACAGTGGCCCCTCAACGTTTTCTACGTACCACAACGCACTGATTTTAGCATCATCACTTTTTGGAATCGGATTTGCATTCCGGACGCGAAAGGTAGTGGGGACGCTCACGGCGCTACCGAAAATAAGGGCGTGCTGTTTTGGCAGAGATGGCAGGCGAGTCATGACCGCTTCGGACACGAATGGGGCCATGCGTCGGATGTGCTGTAAGTCCTCCGGATTTTGAATGCGGTGCACGACGTAGTTGGAACATTGCGACAGTACAGTACCGGACAATTCACTCGGGCGCTGAGACGCAAGCATCAAGAACAACCCGTATTTCCGACCCTCTTTCGCGATGCGATCAAATATACGAGAGGCATCGAGTGCATAGTCTGACGGTCGCGCGGCCACGTATCGGTGAGCTTCTTCCAAGATTACGTTAACGGGCGTTGAGTTCCTAGGCTCTCGCCGGCGCAATCGTTCAAAGATTAACCGACTTGTTACAGCGGCAATAATCTCGACGGCTTCATCTTCACTTTCGTTCAGATCTATAATGGTAATTTGCGACATCTTTTTATTTTCGCCGCCGCCTTCGGGTTGCCAGCCGAGTATAAGATTTACGTACTCAATTACACTCCGCTCGTGAGGAGCCATTGTCTGGGGATCGACGCGAAGGAAGGCATAGTCTGCCCTCGTAGAGACACTTTTAAGTCGTGTAAGCAGGGACGAGCAGTAGTCACGAATTTGACGGTTGCCGTGAGACTCCTCATACAGAATAGCGAGCTCCAGTGCAGGGCCTAATGTCTCGAATGCGAAAGGAGCATTAGAGTATTCGGGAATGACTATGTCATCGAGTACATACTCATCAAGATAATTATTAAGTTCATCTGCTTTGATAAGTTGGCCGTAATTTAGCGCCGTCAGTCGAGTGATCTTACTTCGCGTAATGTTCTCTGTGTTGAAGGTGTTTATCAGCCCTTGGATTCGTGATGCACTCGACGTGCCACTGTCGCTTGTTGCTAATATACTTCGTATAGCGGACGCAAGAATATGGTCCTTGGTTGACTCAAGTCCTGGTCCTGGTGTTGCAAAGAGTGATGTCAAGCCAAGGGCTGAACGAAGAGCGGGTCGCTGAGCTTTTTGGCTCGCCTGTAGGAGCAGGTCCCATTCCTCAGCGGACAGGAACCAGTGAGGCAATGTATAAGCCAGCGCTGATTCTTGACCGTTGATTACTTCTAGTTGTTGCGTCTCTGCGCCCGAAAGCTTTGCGTAAGTACGCCGGATGGGTGAACGAAATTCACTAAGTGCCTCTCGGTACTCGCCGTTTGTGTCAAATACAACAAAACTTGCCCCAATTGGATAGTGTCGCTCGGGCTTATTAAATATTGATTGTAAGATTGACGCTACGGTACAAGATTTGCCACTCCCTGTATTTCCGAGAATTGCGGCATGTCCGCCGAAGAACTCGTTGACTCGCACTTTTACTGCGTAATCATCGAAGACCACTGAGGTGCCGACGTCAAAAGCCCGCGTGCGAGTGTGGGTGCTGCCGGTGCTGGCCGGCTCAGTGGCGCCGGATACATCTAGAATGCGATCAAGGTCGTGTGTCTGCGTGTAAAGAGCGTCCGCATACAAGGGGGGAAAAACGGATATGCCAAACCGAAAAGGAGAGTCCAACCTGAATGGCAAGGTTCCTACGGGCACTACTTCGAGCGACTTTGATGAACCTATTGCCGCTGATTCGGCGTAATCGAAGCCGGTTGGCGCATTTGTAGCTCCATCTGTCTCTCGAAGTCCGACTACTTCCGCGACGATGTAAGCCGTCTGAACGGGTATCAAAACATAAGAACCGATTCGGGCCACGTAGTGTTGCCCGTCGAATCCGACCAACGTAAAACTATCACTTCCCTGTCGAAGCTGCACTGTGAATCGATCAGCACTTACGGAGCTTACTGTGCCGAGCGAGCGGCGACTGTCCAGTCGGCTACTCACTAGTTCTGCTCCTTTGGATTCGACTGGATTATGGATCGTAGGAGATTCTCGATTGCGGAGTCTGTTGGATCTTCTCCCAGCGAGGGCATAATGTCGTCTACGAAGTTGACGAAGTAGTGCGCCTTCCATTCGGCAGTTGATTCTTCTGTGCCGATTATCCAAATTCGGGGGTCATCAAGCTCCCGTAGCTGGCGCACAAGAGGACTGGCGTCGGGGTCAACGAAAGCTACTAGGCGGAATGTCGGAATGGTAAGCGCTTGGAAAATAATGTTGTTAACGTGCTCATCGCCGAACCCGTAGCCGATCGTTATAAGAGCGCTTTGCTCGCGCGCGACTCGGGACTGCAGCTCTCGAAACATGTCAGAGTACGGGGAAGCGAAACTTGCGTTTTGTTTTGCTGGTGTCGGGTAGATCAAGAGAGTGTCCAGCTTTAGCTCTGACTCATGGGGCCATGATTCGACCACGGGAAATAGGCCGTCTCGTGTTGATTGCCAACTTAGTGACCCATGAAGTTTGGCAAAGTACAAAAGGCTTTCCACAGAACTCCATCTGTGCTGACTTATGTTCATTTGCTCTGCAATGGTGTAGCGAAATGTTGACG
The nucleotide sequence above comes from Clavibacter sp. B3I6. Encoded proteins:
- a CDS encoding aldo/keto reductase: MTTIPTLELSDGNRIPAIGLGTYGLDDDAGAELVSGAIGAGYRLLDTALNYGNEAAVGEGMRRSGVPREELFLTTKLPGRHHGYDETLASFEESRASLGVDVVDLYLIHWPNPSVGRYVDSWRAFIELKERGLVRSIGVSNFTPAHLQRLEDETGVLPVVNQVELHPSFTQVELRAEHARRGIVTESWSPFGTREQLMQDPHVVAAAEAHGVTPAQTVLRWHIQSGALPIPRSTNPERQRRNLDVFGFELSEEEVRAVGSGPQSRLWDGDPDTHEEM
- a CDS encoding adenine phosphoribosyltransferase, translated to MPDTPVSDLVRSLLLTVPDFPQPGILFRDLTPVLADGPALRAVVDDLVAAGGPVDAVAGVEARGFLLAAAAAYASGVGTLAVRKAGKLPGEVLRESYDLEYGDAAIELHPGQLPVGSRVLLLDDVLATGGTLEAAARLLERAGYEVAGIGVVLELEGLGGRARLAGRDVHAIIAL
- a CDS encoding type 1 glutamine amidotransferase domain-containing protein → MTGESIQGRTVAFLLTDGFEQVELTEPWKAVQEAGGTPVLVSPKADTVQGLDHIDKADTFDVDVQVKDADAVDYDALVLPGGVVNADDIRVDADAVAFAKAFFTAGKPVAAICHAPWLLIEAGVVDGRRMTSFPTLATDLRNAGAEWVDEEVVVDSGFVTSRNPGDLPAFNAKLIEEIAEGEHDEQHA
- a CDS encoding AAA family ATPase translates to MTGTELEREREYVTRLYGRLDAVRAETRDQLTAVRDSPTGGTHQNRSERDAFARIYEDRLQALREVDERLVFGRLEFEDGHLPEDEPRGAAPAGESADGDPVSRAEPVYRYIGRIGLRDDDLQPLLLDWRVPQASAFYQATAATPLGARARRHLTTRGREVVHVEDEIFDPALLDEGRTSLQGEGALLAALSAGRTGRMNDIVATIQAEQDRIIRSDLRGVLVVQGGPGTGKTAVALHRAAYLLYSHRDRLASSGVLVVGPSRSFLQYIEAVLPSLGETGVVLASVGQLFPGVEATAEDAPEVAAVKGGSEMAGLLQRAVRSRQVAPTEPVTLDVNGERIVLEPSLVASALRRAQDSRKPHNEARVVFNKAALGSLAQVLASQMRRNGSALDDSDLAMLREDLRTSYDVKVALNTAWLPLTPEKLVQDLYARPQWLASLTPRWSPEKRALLRRDRDAPFTIADVPLLDEAAELLGEFSAQADASAREREQQRLRDIENAEQAIENMGVGGMVTAERLAEGFAEQAARRTTAERAASDRTWTYGHIVVDEAQELSPMQWRVLLRRCPLRSFTIVGDVAQASSAVGVTSWQDALGPVLGREWRLEELTVNYRTPARIAEAAERMAIAHGLPVTRSRAVREGEHPIDTVEVAADEVVSEVVDVVDEEREGGDQGTLAVIARDDRVEELHRALAERFGSSVGIGVGGLGRPIAVLGSQEAKGLEFDVVVIAEPDEILAHTSRGAAGLYVAMTRPTQRLHIVTSTGFSA
- a CDS encoding signal peptidase II: MTTAPPAARRPRTSRPVVVALAVVVLVVGFVLDQLSKSWAVDALGDGTTIPLVPTVRFALVYNPGVSFGMGAEVGPLLTVGIMALALGLAIWVGWQIRHRASLLQVLLLSAVLAGALGNLFDRVTRAEDGPLSGHVVDFIAVEWFAVFNVADILTVCGMIAWALTTVFGRDHVADARADSERDADAERDASTDAGVDAGPAPADRA
- a CDS encoding ATP-binding protein; amino-acid sequence: MSSRLDSRRSLGTVSSVSADRFTVQLRQGSDSFTLVGFDGQHYVARIGSYVLIPVQTAYIVAEVVGLRETDGATNAPTGFDYAESAAIGSSKSLEVVPVGTLPFRLDSPFRFGISVFPPLYADALYTQTHDLDRILDVSGATEPASTGSTHTRTRAFDVGTSVVFDDYAVKVRVNEFFGGHAAILGNTGSGKSCTVASILQSIFNKPERHYPIGASFVVFDTNGEYREALSEFRSPIRRTYAKLSGAETQQLEVINGQESALAYTLPHWFLSAEEWDLLLQASQKAQRPALRSALGLTSLFATPGPGLESTKDHILASAIRSILATSDSGTSSASRIQGLINTFNTENITRSKITRLTALNYGQLIKADELNNYLDEYVLDDIVIPEYSNAPFAFETLGPALELAILYEESHGNRQIRDYCSSLLTRLKSVSTRADYAFLRVDPQTMAPHERSVIEYVNLILGWQPEGGGENKKMSQITIIDLNESEDEAVEIIAAVTSRLIFERLRRREPRNSTPVNVILEEAHRYVAARPSDYALDASRIFDRIAKEGRKYGLFLMLASQRPSELSGTVLSQCSNYVVHRIQNPEDLQHIRRMAPFVSEAVMTRLPSLPKQHALIFGSAVSVPTTFRVRNANPIPKSDDAKISALWYVENVEGPL
- a CDS encoding DASS family sodium-coupled anion symporter is translated as MTPPPAAPGPSSASGRGKDPAPGDAADPAPEGAASAPTARSDASVAATRRARRTRLVQVVVIVAVAVGIALVPPPAGVDPRGMHMAGIFVGTVLALILQPLPTAPVALIGLAVAMLTGTMATDGEALEGFANPTIWLIVASFFIADGFLVTGLGRRIALAFVARLGGSSLGLAYGMALTDLVLAPATPSNTARAGGVVYPIVASLSRVQGSSPESDASRRRLGSYLALTSVQVNTVTSAMFVTAMAGNPVAQKAAADLGIEITWGGWALAALVPGLLSLVVVPWAMSRVYPPTLTRTPEAPAHARAELRGLGPLSGHERIMAATFVLLLVLWCGGSLLGIPATAAAFGGIAVLLVTGVLRWSHLAANASAWSTLVFFAVLVGMADQLDALGVIDLVGGAVSGSVGGLPWPVAFAVLALVYFFSHYLFASNTAHIVAMYAVFLGAAVATGTPPLFAALVLGFVGNLFGGISHYASGPSGVVFGSGYVTTREWFRVGFAMAVVLIVIWGVVGTAWMGVLGLLA
- a CDS encoding VanZ family protein, which codes for MLLRHPVLGSATALYLGLVAWITLSPEPYDRRLDGFLSRALQALHRHGGPSWITYAAVEGAANVAMFLPVGMFLVLLLGRSRWWLAVALGVGLSALIETAQLLLPTRVSDVRDLVHNGLGALLGVVLVLILTARSENARRRALRRRPPAASTGPQPRVSLSR
- a CDS encoding M50 family metallopeptidase, which produces MDPVEILRDVVARATAVQAPLEAGPALAAVALAAALVLVPAAWRLARHAVTIVHEGGHGLAATLSGRRLAGIRLHSDTSGLTVSVGRPRGPGMVVTLLAGYPAPALAGLGAAWLAGSGRSAAVLWLWLLLLALVVVQVRNWFGLWSCLVAGVVVGVVAGVAPVVVQGVAAHALALFLLLGALRATLELQRSRSRRGGGASDADQLGRLTHLPGILWVGVLVLVAAACLVGGALLLGIPTLLGA